A genomic region of Streptomyces sp. R33 contains the following coding sequences:
- a CDS encoding YidC/Oxa1 family membrane protein insertase: MSVFTSLVVELGRFLEPVLAESATAAAIVLFTVLVRLVLHPLNRAAFRGATPVAGCLPVLLQLPVFFLMYQAFSSSGELLGHRLFAAPLGARWSDALGDGGFLGAQGLVFLGLFAAIAAVAAWSAVRGRRTAALAAAAAASAPVAAVARAKGKSGVAAEVSAEQQEMLRKLGGVLPLLSFGTLITAAVVPLAAGLYLVTTTAWSVAERAWLQYRKEAAEERERSSL; encoded by the coding sequence GTGTCCGTTTTCACCTCTCTTGTTGTCGAGCTGGGCCGGTTCCTGGAGCCGGTACTGGCCGAGTCCGCGACCGCTGCCGCGATCGTGCTGTTCACCGTGCTCGTACGGCTCGTCCTGCATCCGCTGAACCGGGCCGCGTTCCGCGGTGCGACCCCGGTGGCCGGCTGTCTGCCCGTACTGCTCCAGCTGCCGGTGTTCTTCCTCATGTACCAGGCCTTCTCCTCGTCCGGGGAGCTGCTGGGCCACCGGCTGTTCGCCGCCCCGCTCGGGGCCAGGTGGAGCGATGCCCTCGGGGACGGTGGCTTCCTCGGGGCGCAGGGGCTTGTCTTCCTCGGGCTGTTCGCCGCCATTGCGGCGGTCGCCGCGTGGAGCGCCGTACGGGGGCGGCGTACGGCCGCCCTGGCTGCTGCGGCGGCGGCTTCGGCTCCGGTGGCGGCCGTAGCCCGGGCGAAGGGCAAGTCCGGGGTCGCCGCCGAGGTGAGCGCCGAGCAGCAGGAGATGCTGCGCAAGCTGGGCGGCGTACTGCCGCTGCTGTCGTTCGGGACGCTGATCACTGCGGCGGTTGTGCCGCTGGCCGCCGGGCTGTACCTGGTGACCACCACCGCATGGTCCGTGGCGGAGCGGGCCTGGCTCCAGTACCGCAAGGAGGCGGCCGAGGAGCGCGAGCGTTCCAGTCTGTGA
- a CDS encoding DNA cytosine methyltransferase, producing MRSLDVCSGAGGLALGLERAGFDPVIVLDNRDVACETLRLNRPQWDVHETDLLSFDPSEHTQTYDVDLLSAGLPRVKATASVNRRDSDAEARLLEATVLLLHGVQPRAVLLENVPHLVTRPEYRPLRDHLAEELSHLRYRHRWFVLNAADFGVPQVRLQGILVAFKGDALDAFVEPAPTVEHHRTVGEALGPSMRARGWPEAERWARQANEPARTLVGGSWNRGGGDLGPKGTKKAWARMGIDGGTVADDVPDASFVWDPALGRKGMPALTVEQAAILQSFPEAWTFAGRKTARYRQIGHASPPPVGHALGAAIAAALRA from the coding sequence TTGCGCTCCCTCGATGTGTGCTCCGGGGCGGGGGGCCTGGCACTCGGGCTCGAGCGAGCCGGATTCGATCCGGTGATCGTTCTCGACAACCGGGACGTCGCCTGCGAGACACTGCGGCTGAACCGGCCACAGTGGGACGTACACGAGACGGATTTGCTGTCCTTCGATCCGTCCGAGCACACCCAGACGTATGACGTCGACCTGTTGTCTGCCGGGCTCCCCCGGGTCAAGGCAACGGCCTCCGTCAACCGGAGGGACAGCGATGCCGAGGCCAGGCTGCTCGAGGCAACCGTGCTGCTGCTGCACGGAGTACAGCCGCGAGCGGTGCTCCTTGAAAACGTTCCGCACCTGGTGACCAGGCCGGAGTACCGACCCCTCCGTGATCACCTCGCCGAGGAGCTGAGCCACCTCAGGTACCGGCACCGGTGGTTCGTGCTCAACGCCGCCGATTTCGGGGTGCCTCAGGTTCGCCTCCAGGGGATCCTGGTCGCCTTCAAGGGCGATGCGCTGGACGCGTTCGTGGAGCCTGCGCCGACCGTGGAGCACCATCGAACGGTCGGCGAGGCGCTGGGCCCTTCGATGCGAGCCCGCGGCTGGCCGGAGGCCGAACGATGGGCCCGACAGGCGAACGAGCCGGCCCGCACCCTCGTCGGAGGGTCGTGGAACCGCGGTGGTGGCGACCTCGGCCCGAAGGGAACAAAGAAGGCATGGGCTCGCATGGGCATCGACGGCGGCACCGTGGCCGACGACGTTCCGGACGCGTCCTTCGTATGGGATCCCGCCCTGGGACGAAAGGGCATGCCGGCGCTCACGGTGGAACAGGCGGCCATTTTGCAGTCGTTCCCCGAAGCCTGGACGTTCGCCGGACGCAAAACGGCCCGATATCGCCAAATCGGACACGCGTCACCTCCGCCCGTGGGGCACGCCTTGGGCGCGGCGATCGCCGCAGCACTCCGCGCCTGA
- a CDS encoding ATP-binding protein, translating into MTDRWQFEVPTNGTKHLPPDARYMEALSSQGYGFEAAIADLVDNSIDAGAKDVVIHFLRDADRLVSLLVIDDGKGMTEEELDVAMTVGGRRDYDAKALGMFGTGLKSASLSHASAVTVVTKTRRTRAVGRRWLMERAVNGYQCDIVDPSYAQTLIDRYSERPIVWQGTVIRWDGVKNFPQHGGGGQTDRYLHRTINRLGLQLGLCLHRFLARDDFNITIAVEDVNTGLEYMNFGVDPLDPFGYPKVGHPEYPKTFTATIPSVGDVPLHAHVWPAKSTLDEYKAVGSVLDRQGFYFYRHNRLVQAGGWNNFRQPDQYLSLARVAVDLPDTAADVFRLTVKKEGVDTSPEFADALNEAVDTEGRRFTEYIGAADAVYREARRRAGTTRKAVIGPGKGFDPSLREAMEDELPVMHGEEPISVRWQKLDNGNFFDIDREDRVIVLNQHYRSAVLGGRRGGLNDAPTVKSLMFLLLHQVFEKEYSGSREKDNLQLWQSILVAAARAELERMADDE; encoded by the coding sequence ATGACCGATCGTTGGCAGTTCGAGGTACCGACCAACGGAACCAAGCACCTTCCTCCGGATGCCCGCTACATGGAGGCGCTGAGCAGCCAGGGATACGGATTCGAGGCGGCGATCGCAGACCTGGTCGACAACTCGATCGACGCCGGCGCAAAGGACGTAGTAATCCACTTCCTGCGTGATGCCGACCGGCTCGTGAGTCTGCTCGTGATCGATGACGGCAAGGGCATGACCGAGGAGGAACTCGACGTCGCCATGACGGTCGGGGGCCGGCGCGACTACGACGCGAAGGCCTTGGGCATGTTCGGAACAGGTCTGAAATCGGCCTCGTTGAGCCATGCCTCCGCGGTCACCGTCGTGACCAAGACGCGTCGCACCCGAGCGGTGGGACGGCGGTGGCTCATGGAGCGCGCCGTGAACGGCTACCAGTGCGACATCGTCGACCCGAGCTACGCACAGACGCTGATCGACCGCTACTCCGAGCGGCCGATCGTCTGGCAGGGCACGGTCATCCGCTGGGACGGGGTGAAGAACTTTCCCCAACACGGCGGGGGCGGACAAACCGACCGATATCTGCATCGCACGATCAATCGACTGGGGCTGCAGCTGGGGCTTTGCCTCCACCGCTTTCTCGCCCGCGACGACTTCAACATCACGATCGCCGTGGAGGACGTCAACACCGGCCTCGAGTACATGAACTTCGGAGTCGACCCGCTGGACCCCTTCGGATACCCCAAGGTCGGGCACCCCGAATACCCGAAGACGTTCACCGCCACGATTCCTTCAGTGGGGGACGTGCCCCTCCACGCGCATGTCTGGCCCGCAAAATCCACCCTGGACGAGTACAAGGCGGTCGGCTCCGTGCTGGACCGTCAGGGGTTCTACTTCTACCGCCACAACCGCCTGGTCCAGGCAGGCGGCTGGAACAACTTCCGGCAGCCCGACCAGTACCTCTCGCTTGCGCGCGTGGCCGTCGACCTGCCCGACACGGCAGCCGACGTCTTTCGGCTCACTGTGAAGAAGGAGGGAGTCGACACCTCCCCGGAATTCGCAGACGCCCTGAACGAGGCGGTCGACACGGAGGGGCGCCGTTTCACCGAGTACATCGGCGCCGCCGATGCCGTGTACCGCGAGGCTCGGAGGAGGGCGGGCACGACACGCAAGGCAGTGATCGGACCGGGAAAGGGATTCGACCCCTCACTGCGCGAGGCCATGGAGGATGAGCTCCCCGTGATGCACGGCGAGGAGCCCATCTCCGTCCGCTGGCAGAAGCTCGACAACGGGAACTTCTTCGACATCGATCGCGAGGATCGGGTCATCGTGCTGAACCAGCACTACCGTTCCGCGGTGCTCGGTGGGCGACGAGGTGGGCTCAACGACGCCCCGACGGTCAAGTCGCTGATGTTCCTGCTCCTGCACCAGGTTTTCGAGAAGGAATACAGCGGCTCGCGGGAGAAGGACAACCTCCAGCTGTGGCAGTCCATCCTGGTCGCCGCAGCACGCGCCGAGCTGGAGCGCATGGCCGACGATGAGTGA
- a CDS encoding PD-(D/E)XK motif protein: MSDPTAFPQLAWSTVEHYLGIRQGTSYPLSPPRSERLVSYEIGDGGHGISLYVELGRDQSPPRSPLPSITIDQVAHRGKRMARVRTTQSELMRDFHDLLMAVADRVVTGDRDLGRALDETVDAWAGLLHRPRGLGAERRIGLHGELAVLRAVARARGWESAVDAWTGSRGEQHDFGLPDSDVEVKTTSSEDRQHTVHGIRQLEESPGRPLWLASLQVTRGGAGGRTLGESVAAVIRDTHAVSHIAGARLEAAIDRSGWSPTEQDDERWTLRGDPLLVPADRIPRLTQAMLPADVRDHILSVDYRIRLNHLSPAPGAPVDLTDFRLP, from the coding sequence ATGAGTGACCCGACAGCGTTCCCGCAGCTCGCCTGGTCGACCGTCGAGCACTATCTCGGCATACGGCAGGGGACCAGCTACCCCCTGTCGCCGCCCAGGTCGGAGCGACTGGTCTCCTACGAGATAGGCGACGGTGGCCACGGGATCTCTCTCTACGTCGAGCTGGGCCGGGACCAGTCGCCGCCACGGTCTCCCCTGCCGTCGATCACGATCGACCAGGTGGCCCACCGCGGCAAGCGGATGGCCCGCGTTCGCACGACCCAGTCCGAGCTCATGCGCGACTTCCACGATCTCCTGATGGCGGTCGCCGATCGAGTCGTCACCGGCGACCGCGACCTGGGACGGGCACTGGACGAGACCGTAGACGCCTGGGCCGGGCTCCTTCATCGGCCCCGCGGACTCGGAGCCGAACGACGCATCGGCCTGCACGGCGAACTGGCGGTGCTGCGCGCGGTGGCTCGTGCGCGGGGCTGGGAGAGTGCGGTCGACGCCTGGACCGGGTCGCGGGGGGAACAGCACGACTTCGGTCTGCCCGATTCGGACGTGGAAGTGAAAACGACCTCGTCCGAGGACCGCCAGCACACCGTGCACGGCATTCGCCAGCTCGAGGAATCGCCCGGACGCCCGCTGTGGCTGGCTTCCCTGCAGGTGACCCGTGGCGGCGCCGGCGGCCGGACCCTGGGCGAGTCAGTGGCCGCCGTCATCCGGGACACCCACGCCGTGAGCCACATCGCCGGTGCACGCCTCGAAGCCGCGATCGATCGATCCGGTTGGAGCCCGACCGAGCAGGACGACGAACGGTGGACCCTGCGCGGCGACCCGCTTCTCGTCCCCGCCGACAGGATTCCGCGTCTGACCCAGGCGATGCTGCCGGCGGACGTACGTGATCACATCCTGTCGGTCGACTACCGCATACGCCTGAATCACCTGTCCCCCGCGCCAGGGGCTCCGGTCGACCTGACCGACTTCCGTCTGCCGTGA
- a CDS encoding fumarylacetoacetate hydrolase family protein — protein MKLLRVGPVGAERPALLDQDGTLRDLSGLITDVDGALLADDSVLSRVRDAAAAGALPVLDAEGLRIGAPVGRIGKIVGIGLNYFGHAAEIGAEPPAEPILFLKAADTVVGPDDTVLIPRGSVKTDWEAELGVVIGAAARYLSSAAEGLAHVGGYTLVNDVSEREFQIERGGTWDKGKNCETFTPLGPWLVTADEVEDPQVLDVKLWVNGELKQDGNTADQIFPVGEVVRYLSQFMTLYPGDVIVTGTPAGVAMGQPEPKPYLRAGDVVELEIEGLGRQRQEFKSA, from the coding sequence ATGAAGCTGCTGCGTGTCGGACCGGTCGGAGCGGAGCGTCCCGCGCTGCTCGACCAGGACGGGACCCTGCGCGACCTTTCCGGCCTGATCACGGATGTGGACGGCGCCCTGCTCGCCGACGACTCCGTGCTGTCCCGGGTACGGGACGCGGCGGCGGCCGGCGCGCTCCCGGTGCTGGACGCGGAGGGCCTGCGGATCGGTGCGCCGGTGGGCAGGATCGGCAAGATCGTGGGCATCGGGCTGAACTACTTCGGGCACGCGGCCGAGATCGGTGCGGAGCCGCCGGCCGAGCCCATCCTGTTCCTCAAGGCCGCGGACACCGTGGTCGGCCCGGACGACACCGTGCTGATCCCGCGCGGCAGCGTGAAGACCGACTGGGAGGCCGAGCTCGGCGTCGTCATCGGCGCCGCCGCCCGCTACCTGTCCTCCGCAGCGGAGGGCCTGGCGCACGTGGGCGGATACACGCTGGTCAACGACGTCTCGGAGCGCGAGTTCCAGATCGAGCGCGGCGGCACCTGGGACAAGGGCAAGAACTGCGAGACGTTCACCCCGCTGGGACCGTGGCTGGTCACCGCCGACGAGGTCGAGGACCCGCAGGTCCTGGACGTGAAGTTGTGGGTCAACGGCGAGCTCAAGCAGGACGGAAACACCGCCGACCAGATCTTCCCGGTCGGCGAGGTCGTCCGGTACCTGAGCCAGTTCATGACCCTTTACCCGGGTGATGTCATCGTCACCGGCACCCCGGCGGGCGTGGCCATGGGCCAGCCGGAGCCGAAGCCGTACCTGCGCGCCGGTGACGTCGTGGAGCTGGAGATCGAGGGCCTCGGGCGTCAGCGCCAGGAGTTCAAGAGCGCGTAG
- a CDS encoding Z1 domain-containing protein gives MTTPYELRLELHCAVLADLDGSRPKSLEKALAYQVDDMAPEAEAHATEADFQTALSSAHATDRLVELWRRQLTTWDYAEAPVWSTTSPRTDERRAEVYGLLRIERVTCTLLDELIPVVKAAGPVVISDTFRPWYTPESQRSRSYYWPAYRRLLTDKGWPAQAVADLDTATDRVVERLSDPTGEEAYQSKGLVVGYVQSGKTANFTGVIAKAFDAGYRLVIVLGGTINTLRAQTQRRLDMELVGRENILHGSTESESDYADDPAWREGRFLGFGDLPSALGAFDIVRMTTRDNDYKSLLQGITALEFHKHKPGRPLYDPENLHGCAARLMVVKKNKTVLAKLVKDLGKIKTPLDQIPVLIIDDESDEASVNTTKPEVEKRSAINEQIAKLLKMLPRSQYVGYTATPFANVFVDPSDTEDIFPKDFILSLPRPAGYMGARDFHDLDSALEPGERTFANSNEKAHVRVIGADADDDDTCLQEAMDMFVLTAAVKLYRERVDGLEDGHFEHHTMLVHESVRTNNHRELHDRILGLWDNAGYTGPRGHARLRKLFETDIAPVSAVRADGHAVPATYEELMPFVGVAAMRIGRDGNPVIVVNGDKDLETGEADFDKRPIWKILIGGQLLARGFTVEGLTVSYFRRRAGNASSLMQMGRWFGFRRGYRDLVRLYLGRSEAMGDKEIDLYAAFHALCLDEESFRGELERYAVLVDGYPQITPAQVPPLVSQHLPWLKPTSPNKMYNARLELVRSAGRWEEPTAYPQKKASLVRNTELWVPVLESLDQEASTYAYHFTEENTVHRYRALTGTLPADGLLSVLGRLEWEHPRHFSPHLRYIEEITKKGLVEDWVVLAPQHAGAHGKALRLGTEGRRYSWFERDRRRDRHGLFGAVSDRKHRGVAHRIAGALGHSGDPTTESLVAERRGALVLYPIVERLHRDAFDGERIDPGKVVLAFSFVAPAAARSANGQVVQFTTISPTADAIIDVTEINHG, from the coding sequence ATGACCACCCCCTACGAGCTGCGACTCGAATTGCACTGCGCCGTATTGGCCGACCTGGACGGCAGCCGGCCGAAAAGCCTCGAAAAGGCGCTCGCCTATCAGGTCGACGACATGGCTCCGGAAGCGGAGGCGCATGCCACCGAGGCCGATTTCCAAACGGCTCTGTCGTCGGCCCACGCCACGGACCGATTGGTCGAACTCTGGCGCCGCCAACTCACCACGTGGGACTACGCCGAGGCGCCCGTCTGGTCCACGACCTCACCGCGCACCGACGAACGGCGGGCGGAGGTCTACGGTCTGCTGAGGATCGAGCGCGTCACGTGCACCCTCCTCGACGAGCTCATCCCAGTGGTGAAGGCCGCGGGTCCTGTGGTCATCAGCGACACCTTCAGACCCTGGTACACCCCGGAGTCGCAGCGCAGCCGTTCTTACTACTGGCCGGCATATCGCCGGCTGCTCACAGACAAGGGTTGGCCCGCACAGGCCGTCGCAGATCTGGACACCGCCACCGACCGGGTGGTCGAGCGGCTCTCCGATCCGACCGGCGAGGAGGCCTACCAGTCCAAGGGGCTCGTCGTGGGCTACGTCCAGTCGGGCAAGACGGCTAACTTCACCGGCGTGATCGCGAAGGCGTTCGACGCCGGGTACCGCCTCGTGATTGTCCTCGGCGGCACCATCAACACGCTCCGGGCCCAGACCCAGCGGCGGCTGGACATGGAGCTCGTGGGCCGGGAGAACATCCTACACGGCAGCACCGAATCGGAGTCGGACTATGCCGACGACCCGGCCTGGCGGGAGGGCCGGTTCCTCGGCTTCGGGGATCTTCCGTCGGCCCTCGGTGCGTTCGACATCGTCCGGATGACCACGCGCGACAACGACTACAAGAGCCTGCTCCAGGGCATCACCGCGCTGGAGTTCCACAAGCACAAGCCCGGTCGGCCTCTGTACGACCCCGAGAACCTCCATGGTTGCGCAGCGCGGCTCATGGTCGTGAAGAAGAACAAGACCGTGCTCGCGAAGCTGGTCAAGGACCTCGGCAAGATCAAGACTCCACTTGATCAGATCCCCGTCCTGATCATCGACGACGAGTCGGACGAGGCGTCCGTCAATACGACCAAGCCGGAGGTGGAGAAGCGGAGTGCCATCAACGAACAGATCGCGAAACTTCTGAAGATGCTCCCGCGCTCCCAGTACGTGGGCTACACGGCAACCCCGTTCGCCAACGTCTTCGTGGATCCGAGCGACACCGAGGACATCTTCCCCAAGGATTTCATCCTCTCTCTGCCGCGCCCGGCCGGGTACATGGGCGCTCGTGACTTCCACGACCTGGACTCGGCACTGGAGCCGGGCGAGCGCACCTTCGCCAACTCCAACGAGAAGGCACATGTCCGTGTCATCGGCGCCGACGCCGATGACGACGACACGTGCCTTCAGGAGGCCATGGACATGTTCGTCCTCACGGCCGCCGTGAAGCTGTATCGGGAACGCGTGGACGGGCTCGAGGACGGCCACTTCGAGCACCACACCATGCTGGTCCACGAGTCCGTGCGCACGAACAACCACAGAGAGCTGCACGACAGGATCCTCGGCCTCTGGGACAACGCGGGGTACACCGGCCCCCGCGGTCACGCCCGCCTCCGCAAGCTGTTCGAGACCGATATCGCGCCGGTGTCCGCCGTACGCGCCGACGGCCACGCCGTGCCCGCGACATACGAGGAGCTGATGCCCTTCGTCGGTGTCGCGGCCATGCGCATCGGCAGGGACGGCAATCCGGTCATCGTCGTCAACGGTGACAAGGATCTGGAGACCGGCGAAGCCGACTTCGACAAGCGGCCGATCTGGAAGATCCTCATCGGCGGCCAGCTGCTCGCTCGCGGATTCACCGTGGAAGGGCTCACCGTCTCCTACTTCCGACGGCGGGCCGGAAACGCATCGTCTCTGATGCAGATGGGCCGCTGGTTCGGCTTCCGCCGCGGCTACCGTGACCTGGTCCGTCTCTACCTCGGACGCAGCGAGGCCATGGGCGACAAGGAGATCGACCTGTACGCCGCGTTCCATGCCCTGTGCCTGGACGAGGAGTCGTTCCGGGGCGAACTGGAACGCTATGCAGTGCTGGTGGACGGGTACCCGCAGATCACTCCGGCGCAGGTTCCGCCTCTGGTGTCGCAACACCTCCCGTGGCTGAAGCCGACGAGCCCGAACAAGATGTACAACGCGCGCCTGGAGCTGGTGCGGTCCGCCGGGCGATGGGAGGAGCCGACGGCCTACCCGCAGAAGAAGGCCTCCCTTGTTCGCAACACCGAGCTGTGGGTGCCGGTGCTCGAGTCTCTCGACCAAGAGGCGAGCACATACGCGTACCACTTCACGGAGGAGAACACGGTCCACCGTTACCGCGCGCTGACCGGAACGCTTCCTGCCGACGGCCTGCTGTCGGTCCTCGGCCGCCTGGAATGGGAGCACCCCCGGCACTTCTCCCCGCATCTGCGCTACATCGAGGAGATCACGAAGAAGGGTCTCGTCGAGGACTGGGTGGTGCTCGCGCCACAGCACGCAGGTGCCCACGGGAAGGCCTTGAGGCTCGGCACGGAGGGGCGTCGGTACTCCTGGTTCGAGCGGGACCGCCGACGGGACCGCCACGGCCTCTTCGGCGCTGTCAGCGACAGGAAGCACCGCGGGGTGGCTCATCGCATCGCCGGTGCACTGGGCCACTCCGGTGACCCGACGACGGAGTCTCTGGTCGCGGAGCGGAGGGGGGCGCTGGTCCTCTATCCGATTGTGGAGCGCCTCCACCGAGATGCGTTCGACGGCGAGCGCATCGATCCGGGCAAGGTCGTGTTGGCTTTCTCGTTCGTGGCTCCGGCCGCCGCCCGCAGCGCAAACGGCCAGGTTGTCCAATTCACGACGATCTCCCCGACCGCCGATGCGATCATCGACGTCACGGAGATCAACCACGGTTGA
- a CDS encoding class E sortase: MRDHMRVVVQGGGRGSRRAGLAGVLWGAAELAVTVGVVVLLLVVHQVWWTNRQALAAAHEQVRELEREWTLPADVDSDPSAAAVPSVAPSDSATASTAASGAPGASAAPAPPVARPAPAPPQESAYGVLRIPRLGVAVPVAQGVDKRAVLDKGYAGHYPGTAQPGAQGNFALAGHRNTHGEPFRYINRLRAGDELIVDVRGRRYTYVVGKILAETSERDTGVIAPVPRSTVRPEYGYGEPGAYITLTTCTPEYTSKYRLVVWGTLRG; the protein is encoded by the coding sequence GTGCGGGATCACATGCGTGTGGTGGTGCAGGGGGGCGGGCGGGGCTCTCGCCGGGCCGGCCTCGCCGGGGTGCTGTGGGGCGCCGCCGAACTGGCCGTCACCGTGGGCGTGGTGGTGTTGTTGCTGGTGGTGCACCAGGTGTGGTGGACCAACCGGCAGGCCCTCGCCGCCGCGCACGAGCAGGTCCGGGAGCTGGAGAGGGAGTGGACCCTCCCCGCCGATGTGGATTCCGATCCCTCCGCGGCTGCGGTGCCTTCCGTGGCGCCTTCTGATTCTGCTACCGCCTCCACTGCTGCGTCCGGGGCGCCCGGCGCCTCCGCCGCGCCGGCCCCGCCCGTTGCCAGGCCTGCGCCGGCGCCGCCGCAGGAATCGGCGTACGGGGTGCTGCGCATCCCGCGGCTCGGTGTCGCCGTGCCCGTCGCGCAGGGGGTCGACAAGCGGGCCGTGCTGGACAAGGGGTACGCCGGGCACTACCCGGGGACCGCGCAGCCCGGGGCGCAGGGGAACTTCGCGCTCGCAGGGCACCGCAACACCCACGGCGAGCCGTTCCGGTACATCAACCGGCTGCGGGCCGGGGACGAGCTGATCGTCGATGTACGGGGGCGGCGGTACACGTACGTGGTGGGCAAGATCCTGGCGGAGACCAGCGAGCGGGACACCGGGGTGATCGCGCCCGTGCCGCGCAGCACGGTCCGGCCGGAGTACGGGTACGGCGAGCCGGGGGCGTACATCACGCTCACCACCTGCACTCCCGAGTACACCTCCAAATATCGGCTCGTGGTGTGGGGAACTTTGAGGGGATAG
- a CDS encoding DUF6412 domain-containing protein — protein MARRDHGRLVMPLLMSFLMSLLLLAGLLGFLGLFAGEGGLRGLGAVVVALAATVAVGAAALAARLVRPVPPHRIRTAIRDREQRTAFLPQRDPDASGRSRPRAPGRLVLTAT, from the coding sequence ATGGCTCGGCGTGATCATGGGCGGCTCGTGATGCCGCTGCTGATGTCCTTCCTGATGTCCCTGCTCCTGCTCGCCGGGCTTCTCGGGTTCCTCGGGCTGTTCGCCGGGGAGGGCGGGCTGCGCGGGCTCGGGGCAGTCGTGGTCGCGCTCGCCGCCACCGTCGCCGTGGGTGCCGCGGCCCTCGCCGCCCGGCTGGTACGGCCCGTGCCGCCCCACCGCATACGCACCGCGATACGTGATCGTGAGCAGCGCACGGCGTTCCTGCCGCAGCGTGATCCCGATGCCTCGGGCCGGTCGCGGCCCAGGGCGCCCGGTCGTCTCGTCCTGACGGCCACGTAG
- a CDS encoding SEC-C domain-containing protein, with translation MRPDTPAEHIAEAERLIRTATRYPEDQEPLLLQAAAHLELGDARDRASALYDQLLAASPADPHLIKALQAANLWEYGHEPEARALIQGIRAAAPADPAPWEVIAEALEAHDELTASDECFTQAATLLITESAPLTPATTALLTGRHRVRRLLGLPHDDWDMVADTRHIGPIPLDELHDPKRIWALGSDDPAELRAEIARLRAELGDRRAALSRPFPVAILHWPARELAELLTSYPTLSAEYPSHEAHLREIETSLRALAASGTTNLGIVTASVPSYEAFAASEKTSPASPSLLPEYATTLAARGKATPWPPTPTSPCWCTSGKPYSECHGT, from the coding sequence ATGCGCCCTGACACGCCTGCCGAGCACATCGCCGAAGCCGAGCGCCTCATCCGCACGGCGACCCGTTACCCCGAGGACCAGGAGCCTTTGCTCCTCCAGGCCGCGGCCCACCTCGAACTGGGTGACGCCCGGGACCGCGCCAGCGCGCTGTACGACCAGCTCCTCGCCGCCTCACCCGCCGACCCCCACCTGATCAAGGCCCTTCAGGCCGCGAACCTGTGGGAGTACGGCCACGAGCCCGAGGCCCGCGCCCTCATCCAGGGCATCCGCGCGGCGGCCCCCGCGGACCCCGCCCCCTGGGAGGTCATCGCGGAAGCCCTTGAGGCCCACGACGAGTTGACCGCCTCGGACGAGTGCTTCACCCAGGCGGCCACGCTCCTGATCACGGAGAGCGCGCCCCTGACCCCGGCCACCACGGCCCTCCTGACGGGACGCCACCGGGTCCGCCGCCTCCTCGGACTCCCGCACGACGACTGGGACATGGTCGCCGACACCCGCCACATCGGCCCGATCCCGCTGGACGAACTCCACGACCCGAAGCGCATCTGGGCCCTCGGCTCCGACGACCCGGCCGAGCTCCGCGCCGAGATCGCCCGCCTCCGCGCCGAACTGGGCGACCGCCGTGCGGCCCTGTCCCGCCCGTTCCCGGTGGCGATCCTCCACTGGCCCGCCCGCGAACTGGCCGAACTCCTCACCTCGTACCCGACGCTGTCGGCGGAGTACCCCTCGCACGAGGCCCACCTGCGGGAGATCGAGACGTCCCTGCGCGCCCTGGCCGCCTCGGGCACGACGAACCTCGGCATCGTGACGGCGAGCGTCCCCTCGTACGAGGCCTTCGCGGCATCGGAGAAGACCTCCCCGGCCTCCCCGTCCCTCCTCCCGGAGTACGCCACGACCCTGGCAGCCCGCGGCAAGGCCACCCCCTGGCCCCCCACCCCCACGTCCCCCTGCTGGTGCACCTCGGGCAAGCCCTACTCGGAGTGCCACGGCACCTGA